A window from Primulina eburnea isolate SZY01 chromosome 2, ASM2296580v1, whole genome shotgun sequence encodes these proteins:
- the LOC140823092 gene encoding uncharacterized protein: MKKEDMVKLISAEGFEFVIDKKAAMVSQTIRNMLTSPGSFAETEHGEVTFPEISTTILEKICRYFYWSLQYASGKESEFHIEPELTLELMMAANYLHT; this comes from the exons ATGAAGAAGGAAGACATGGTGAAGCTGATTAGCGCCGAGGGATTTGAGTTCGTTATAGACAAGAAAGCGGCCATGGTTTCACAAACCATACGCAACATGCTTACTTCACCAG GGAGTTTTGCTGAAACGGAGCATGGGGAAGTGACATTTCCAGAGATAAGCACCACTATACTGGAGAAGATTTGCCGATACTTTTATTGGTCTCTTCAATATGCTAG TGGCAAAGAATCTGAATTCCACATTGAACCTGAATTGACTTTGGAACTAATGATGGCGGCTAATTATCTGCACACCTGA